In Setaria italica strain Yugu1 chromosome IX, Setaria_italica_v2.0, whole genome shotgun sequence, the genomic stretch CTTACCTACCAAATATGAGCAGTTAAATTTGGCTCAAGTTTCTCAGCATCCTTATTATTTATAAGTTTAAATGTATGCATCTGTGCATTTAAACATGTGTGTGTATTGCTGTAAGTCTGTAACTAATTGAGTTCTACAAATAAATTATGCATGTATTAATCTCTCATAACCTGGCTTATCTTTTCCTCAGCGGCAGTGTTCTCAGAACAATGCTTTACAACTGGCAAAGAACAAAATACCATTCTCTCAGGGAGCATCACCAAAAGCCTTTTTTTACTGACCCTAGAAGATAATTTGACACGTGCAAACCTGCCATTAGCAGTAGAGAAGAAAACGAGGGCGGTAGTTTGTGGTCAATTGTCAAAATCCCCTCCCATATTTCCCCCCCAACGTTAGACGGTGTGACACCTAACCCATCTCTCAACCTTCATCTCTCTGCTATAAAGAGAGGGCTTCGCATGCCACCGAGCTGTAGCCCGGAGGTGGAGGGTGGGCTTGGTCTGGTGCATGGCCATTCCTTCTCTACTGCCTTAGACAACAGCTGGAGGAAGATAACATCTTCTCCACACACCAGAATAGATAtagcctcttcttcctcctcgtttTCTtcgttcttctttttcttcgtttctttcttcttcttgatctcTAAAGCCGCCATCGATCAATCCTAGCATCCTTGCTGTTTTTCTTCCCCAAGGATCTTGCTAGCTTCCTCTTGCAGATTTCACTCAAAACTAATACAAGTTCTTTCAACTTTTAACCTTCTCAGCAGTTCTCCTTTTAACTTCCTTTGCCCTTCAGCAATCCCAACGAAAACCCGTCTTTCCTGAGCAAAATAGCGCAGAGAGACCTAAAAACCTTTCCTCCTAGATCAACAAGATGGAAAACGTTCTCCTGGATCGATCGTCTGGAAGCTTTGAGTTCCCGAAGAGGTCCCTCGGCCGCAGCCGGCGGGGGCTCGccgcgaggccggcggcgccgggcggggCGTACAGCTCCTTCCCGACGTACCAGCCGCCATACAGTGGCGCGTGGACCTCCGCTCCAGCGCTTCCGTACGCGAGGCCTCCGATATACTCGTCGCCATCTCTGCCTCTCCTACCGTCCAACCaaccgccgctgctgccgctccCACCCACCGCTACCAAGTACGCTACTTTCCCCTGCCTACCGGCGGCAGCTCCGCCTCCAtcaccaccgccggcgccacgcGCGGCGGGCAGGGGTAGCGCAGGGGTAACTACCGCggttccagcagcagcagctccagcacCTGCGCGGCGCGAGAgggacaggaggaggaggccggcaaggccgccgccgccgccgtcgacggcggAGGCGCCCAGGGCGCAGAAGAAGAAGCCACTGGAGCGGGCCACGcctctgccgccggcgccggtggtgaCGGAGGCGCTGGACGACCTCGAGCGGGAGGTGGCCAGGAACTTCGTCCAGGACCTGCTGCACGCACTGGCACCGCCACCGAGCAGCCTGCCGCTGCCCAGGTTCTCCCTCGTCGCGAAAGCGTCCCCTGCCACGAGCCCCAGGGTggtggcgccggccgcgccgtccTGCAACGtggaggctgccgccgccgacggcatccacggcctcctccgcctGTAGGAGAAGGCTTCGCTCTCCGCCGTGTTTGGTATTCTATAATATTTCCCTCCAATATTATTTTTTTGGTTGGGAAAATTAAATGCGTACTATAAAGGTAGAAAAATATTGGGAGAAAAGATGTGATGCTCGAGCCATGGTCGGTCGAGTTGTCCGTAGTGTGACTGTGATGGTGGCGTTGGATGGATGCTATCTCTGGCGGTGCAAAAgcgagaggaagaagacgatgTCAGCTAAGGTTTTATTAGTTTGTGTGAGACGTCGTGTGGTAGATATCTAGGGTTTTACGTGATGTCTACCGACGTAAGTACGTAACTGTGTGCGTAGTTCTGCTTTCTTGATTGGGTGATGGGTTTTTGAATTACCTTGTATCAAGAGATTACTACATATATATGGTGTATGCAAGCGTGACTTTACTTATATACAAAAAATGTGTTCTTGATAAAGTATTGAAGTGTTGAAATATTGTTTCCTGATCTAATAATCCACCCGTATTAAATGTGTCATGAAAGCAGCAATAATTCCTAAGCATTGTTGTGGGTGGAGAAAATTAATGGTCTTGATGCTCGTTTATTTTGCAATCTCCTCCAAACAAGTACTCCTGTTTTCTTCATTCTTCTATTGCTTTAATTGTATTGAACACTTGGAAATAGAACACAACAAACGCATGGATGTGTGATGATTGATGAACATTACTCATTAGCCATTAAAATTACTGATCTGTATAGTGTGCTCGGCTGACCAAGTGACCATGGCGAACGTATCCGTGACCGCGCGAGGTTTGTGTTAGGCACTTAGGCTGATGAACCCTTTACAATGAATAGTTTTGCATGCACGGCCTATATAGCAAGGGATTAAAGTTAACCTGAACCAGAATTAGCTCTTCATGGGAAAAAGAGTGGTCCTTGAACCTCATTCTGTATTTTTACGAGTCATGCTTTTTGTCAGCAACTTATATGCTTAGCTTCGTTTCGCATACAAAACAGTCCAAAAAAAGTTCCCAAATAAATACAACAGAGTAGATCGATATCACAATGTATATCTAGATTTTTAAATTTAAGCTACATTTCTAAATAAAAAAGGACCTACCAGCTACCACAGAAACTGAACCTTACAATTAAAGAAAATTATATCATTATGCATTATAGACAAAAGAATATAATGCCCGCTTGACGCCTTAAAGCAGAAATTGCCTTTAGCACGTAAATTTCATAGGAAAATGTCAAGTTAAAGTAAAATTTAGGAATTTCAAAATAAAACGACCCTATGTATAACAGACTTGGTTTTTTTTGGGAAATAATGTATAACAGACATTACCTTcattaataaaataaataatccTTGTTACTGAAATAGGAAAAAACCCATCATAATACATTTTTACGCTAGATATAGTGCAGGGATTAGTAGCTAAGCCGGCAGTGCGTTTGGTAACCATTAATTTGGTATTTGTTTGTTGTAACTGGTGAGCATGAAAGATCGTATTTGACTATTTGGAACTTGTCTCCTGAGTCCTGAGAGCCTTTTCATTCTTACTACTGGATGATTCTCCGTGGCGTGAACCTGTAATGACCGGTTGCCCCTCCCCGCGCGAATTACCGGAGTGTGTTCACGGGGTCACGGTCCTCGAGTTCGTTCTGGGCGGTGCGCCGGTGCGACCCGCGGCCAACGTACGCCGGGCTGCTCGTGCGGCCACGTCCACACGTCGGCGACcgcgtcgacgtcgtcgtccCCTCCAACTCGAGACGTGCGCGGCCGCTGCGATCGCTGAAGAGCAGGTCCAGAGTCCAAACTCGAAATTGAACGCGAGGAGCACGGCACGCACCGCCGGTAAACACTAGGCCAACGTCTTGGGTTGCAGCGCGCTccacgcgcggcggcgccgcgccgcccccgcgccgcgctgAAAGCGGTCGTTCGGCCTGGGGGTGCCCTGTCTGTGTGCGTGTGATATGACATCGCTGCCTGCCCGGTCCGGTCCAACTTGCGTGACGGGGTCGCCACTTGCCACCGACCAGAATGGTGTGAGTGTGGCCGTGTCCGTGTGAGAGGTCGGTCTAATCATTTAGGACTTGACTTCAAGAGTCAAGGCTCGCCCTCATGGGCAGAAGGGCTTCACACGGCTTGGGGCTCTGAGCTTAGCCTGGCTGCGAGTTTGCTTCTTAACATCACTCAACAAGTTTAAACTTGGCAGGTAAGACTAGATCAAGTGACCCAAAAAGGAAAGAATTCTTCTATTGCTTTAGTATATGAGATTGGCACATTGTATTGTCCTCGTAACAGTTACATTTCTTCTGAATGAATACAGATGGAAGAGGGgtaaagaaggaaaaaggagagaagGAATCGCCTTGTGATCAGATAATGACAGGACAGTTAAAACAAAACAAGAGCTCGCCTTGGCAGCATTCAAATGCTGCAAGCAAGGCATTAAGCGGCTCAAGATGCCGATAGGAACTCAATTCCTAGGCACCATATGCTTACCACATTTTGAAGGTATAACGGAATATGAGCTCCCCAGGCTGTATCATACGTTCATATCTTCTCGGCTTGTTCTACCGCTGCTCACGTCCGGAAGAGACGAGGAGGAGAATCGGTGATATCTTTAGTTATCCAAGGACGTCACAGGCTGCTGCGGATTCAGAGTCGGTGGCGGAGTGAGGTTCCTCTGAGCTGGTAGTGGGACTACACCATTGTACATAAAGCCCTCACCACTAaggctgcaaaaaaaaaaatatagattaAGTACAGCAACTCTACATTTTTGCAATCTACGCCACAATAATGTTCCAGAAGAATCAAGTACTTCCCATTTCTTCATCATTTATTCGATTCATTTGAGTTTTATTTTTTAGGGTGGTCTCTTTCATGTTAGGCATGCTGACCTTTTCCTTTGGAAGCTATCCGTGCCACCTCCAAGAGTCTCTACAGGAAGGATGGTATCTTCTCTTGGAGTAAGAGACCAGGGACTTGGGGCAGGAGGCTCATTTGAAAAGTATCTTCTCCTGATCAACTGAAAGGTGCGGTTCAACATCACTAAAGGTGAAATTCATGGAGCAGAGAAAAGAAATCAATGAAACTCGTCTAAACAAACCATGCGGAAAAACTTGATCAGAGCTTCTTTGTCATATCTTGCTTGTTTGGCAGCCTGGAATCAATAAATACATAGTACTGCATCATGTTAGATAAGCACAAACAGAGTGCAAGTAACGTGAGATGGGAGTAGGACAATATGAGATCTAACCGACAGGAGACCGGAGTTCCCAGGAAAGCTCTCTGTGAGAGGGAGTTCTTCACTACATCGAAGAAGGCCCTGCTTCTCAGCCCATTGGCGAGCAAGATCAACCAGATTTCCGCTGCTTGCTCTTGTACCATCCCTTGGCACAATATCCACTTTATTAGCGATTACCAGATAAGGCACTGGAAGTCCTCCCGGTCCACCAGATCCGAGTGGAGCTAAGAAGGTGCCCGTTTCAGCAACTTCAACAGCCCATTCACTCAAGTTTGTCTTGGACTTCCTCTGGGAGAGGTCATAAACAAATATGACCCCTGATGGACAAATTCAGAAACAGTGAATTCAAATCCTCACAGTATTGATTGATACGAAGTACAGTAACTAAAGAGAGCAGAGGTTTCTCTGAATAAGAGGTTCTGATAGCTGGCAGATTGAAGTGGGAAGAAATCTAGAACCAAAGCAGAAATAAAGCAGAGCACTGACAGAAATGATATAGAAATGCCAAAGGGTTAAGATCAAGAACTGCTAAAAGTATCCTATGCAGATTGAAGCATTAGCActagaaaatatataaatatccCTACTGTCAGCAATTTTCTAGAGTCATACGTTAATTGGATCTATCAAATGCTCAATTGCACATATAGGAAAGGGCCGCCAAAATCAAGCCTTGATGCTGACAAAGATGCAGGACAGAGACAGTAATATGTTTGCAATAAGAGGAGATAGACATGTACCGTTGATTTGTGTATAGAAAATCGACCGACATGCTTTGTACCGGTCATGTCCTGAGACGTCCCAAAGCTCAACAAAGAAGTTTCTTTCAGCATCACTGACGTTATTGGATGAACCGCCTGCACTTCCATAAGTAATATGCTGAAATGGCAAAGAGTGCAAAATGTAAGTAGGCACAAATTGCAAAACCTACATGTCAGGACAGCACAGAAAACATACTTACTTTAACACCCACTGCGCACCCTACTGTTTGTGCTGGTCGAGCAACAGCAGAACCATTTAAAATCAGATGCACCAGTGAAGATTTCCCAACACCTGAGAAGGGGAGAATTAAGGACAGCATACAACATTACAACTGAAGCTCTATAGGCAGCAGCATAAATTTAAAACACATGCAATTGTATTGTGGAGGTTCAGTTGCCAATTCTTAGGAGCACAATACCATCATGTATCCTTCATATAAAAATAGTATACATGCACAATTAAAAAACTCACAAAATTGCCAATGAAGCTCTCAAGTTTGAACTGGTACCAGGCTGGGTCGTTATCAATACATGCTGCAGTAACTGTGTTGTTGTTTTCATATAATAGAATGGTTTTTTTCATCGACTCAGTGTTTACCAGAAACCTGTTTTTTCCCCCTACTAATTATTGTACTTGCTGGGTCTAGGATTTGGACCTCTTACATACCAAGTCAGGCTACTACCAGTCTACCACCTAACTAGTTGTTACTTGGAGTTTCTTAGTTCTTCTAAATGAAACGTGTACTCTGAACGTTCTCAAGACAAAGGAAATTTAACAAAGCTCAGTTTGCTCTATGTTATTTCAAACTTTTTAGTTCATAAGATGATGGGGAGCAGGATAGGCAACTCAATCTTCAGAGAGATGTTACAGCTATTTAAAAGGTGCAAGAAGCTTATGAGAAATTAAGGAGTCGATGTTACAGGTATTCGCACAAAAGGTTCACAAGGATCAATCTTCCAGGCACAAACTAGCTCCAAGAAGGTTTCAGTCTCAGAATAATTTCAACATTACACCACGACTGAAGGTGCACGCCACATGAATAATTGAATCACTGAACACCTGGAATAAATTTCCAACACTGGAAGCTGGTCGGTTGGCACTACTGCTTTCAAGTATGGTGAGGATACTTAAATCTCTTTAGGTTAGGTGATGAACCAGCCAGGGATTCCCAAGTTCCAACTCTATGAATCCAGTGATTTCGTATGATGATGATTCCATTCTACAGTTCAGAAAATCCCAATCCCCACAAAGCAAACAAATGAATCCACCTTACTATGGTTTTGATTTACCGATCCCATGCTCTTCTACTGATAGTACTGCACCTATATCCCGTCCAATTCCCTATGCCAAAGTTAGCAAAAAGGTTAACAGAATCGCCACACCTCCAAGCAGAACTCTACCATTCTGAAACTTTTGGATAAAGGTTTAGGTATATGACATTCTGAATTTTCTCACAACTCACTCAAATGGGAGCTTTTTGCCTATTTGCCAGTTCAAATGTTTGGCTTCGCCGATTTGCCAATAATAACACTGCAACCTTGTTTTTGTTGCCATTTTGCTGTTTCTAATCTATTTTAATTTTCTCTCCTATACATACCCACGCGAAATGACAATCTTACCCCTTATCTCTTGTTACAAAGGATTCCTCCTTGGATGGCTGGTTCATTCAGCTTGCTCGTTCCAGGAAGATGGCGGCACTTGGAGGTTCGACGGTGGTGAGCTCGGTGGGCGGGTCTGCTGCTCCAGCCGAAGTACGTTGTTCCAGTGGCGTTCCTTCCCATAATCTTTAAAGTCTGAGTTCTCAATTTCTCCTCTTTCTCGTTGACCTGAAACCCTAGGTTTCCGATGCCGGCGAGGAGCAGCTAATGAGGACAGGAGCGGGCGGTAGAGGGTTGTGCCCCAGCTTGAAGGACAGCACTGTTGGGTAATTTCTATTTCTCAGACCATCTTTTCATTCTTTGTTGTTGCACTGTGCATAAGGGGAACTGATGTTAGATTGAACTCTAACTCACTTCATCCCTTTATCTTTGTTAGGATAATCCAGATGGGGTTTTTAGTATTTCCATTAGAGTTGTTCCCTATGTTGCGAGTCGTGATGATGGAACTGTCAAGCAGTATGAAAGGCAAGATCTGGATTGGGATGTGTCCTTGAATGGGTACACAATGGATAGTTTTCTTGGAGATCTCAAGCAGAGGTTGCATTGGGGTAGTACACAAGAGCCTCACATCTGGTGCACTGACATGAGCACAAAGACCTAAGAAAGGGTTCAAATCAGTGAGCATCTGTTAACCATATTCAAGGATAGATGGTCTGTAAAGTGGGTGTGCTTCTTAGTTGAAATTGTTGACATAGGAAGTAGTTTTTCATGTCAGTCAAGTGTGACTTTCTTGAACAGTGGCGCACAGGAACCACTTCTGCTTGAGTATGTACCATGTGAGCTACCTGATTTTGAATCGATTGATTAGGACACACTGGTAATTCAGGAAAGCCATGATGAGGAAGGAAGAATTGAAAGCATTGGACAAGATGAATTGTACGTTATTTTGGGGTTGAAGGATGAGGATGAAAGGGCGAAAAAGGCCGCAGAGGCTGCAGCACAGGCTGCTGAAACCCAAGGAGGTACCATGCTATTGGACATAGAGGGTACAGCCATTCCAGTGGATGATGTCATACCAGAGGAGTTGCACATAAGTTATGACAAGGATAAGCCACAAATGAAACTTGGCCTTTGGTACCCTGATATGGATGAGTTCAGGTTGGTTGTGAGGCAATATGCAATCAATGAGGAGTTTGAATTGGGCACGGAGAAATCAGATCAAAAGTGATTTAGAGGGTTCTGCATAGGTGAAGATTATCCTTGGAGAATAGTCGGCAATCGTCAAAGTGATGAGAGAACTGTCATGGTACTAACTTGTTATTTTACATGTGTTTGTAGTACCTGACCTGCAGCTATTTTCATGTGTTTTCACTTGCTCATATGAACTAATTTTCACTACTATTTGATTGCAGATCACCCTTTTAGTGGATAAACATGATTGTCTATCAACCAGCAGAATAAAGGCTACTATAGCTTCAAAATCCTAGGTGGCTGCAAAAGCTGTCCCTATCCTCATCAAGGATGAGAAAATGGGTGCTAAGAAGCTGCAGAAAAAGTTGGAAGATGACTACAATATCACTATTCGGTATGATACAGTTGGAAGGGAAGGGAGATGGCTTTGAAACAGATATATGGGTCATGGGAAGAGAGTTTCCATACATTGTACAGTTGGAAGGCAGAGATTGAGAAGGTGTCTCCAGGAAGTGTTGTTGAGATTGATACCGAGGTTGTACAAGGGAGAGTTTACTTTCGTAGATTTTTTTGTGCACTGGCCCCTTGCATTGAGGGATTCAAGGCTGGTTGTAGGCCATACCTGTCCATTGATGGAACTGCACTTAATGGAAGGTGGAATGGTCATTTAGCTTCTGCAACAGGTATAGATGGAAACAATTGGATGTATCCAATAGCCTTTGGATTCATAGATTCAGAGACTGCAGATAATTAGGTTTGGCTTATGAGTCAGCTCAATAAAGCAATAGGGAATGCTTCTCCTTTGGCCATCTGTACAGATGCTTGTAAAGGTTTGGAAAATGCAATTGAGCAAGTATTCCCTCAAGCTGAACATAGGGAATGCTTTAGACACTTGATGCAGAACTTCATCAAGAAGTATTCTGGTGACACATTTGGACGGATGTATCCTGCTGCAAAAGCATATAGAAATGCTGTTTTTGATCatcacatgaaaaaaaaatttggatgcAAATTCTGAAGTGGAGAAGTACCTAGCTTAGTACCATCACCTGAAGTGGATGAGGTGTGCTTTCAACCCAGCCATCAAATGTGATTACATAACAAATATTTGCTGAGGTGTTTAATAACTAGGTAAAAGACTATAAAGACCTGCCTGTTACAGAGCTAGCTGACAAGATAAGGGAGATGATAATGGTACTATGGGATaagagaagaaggatgggagaAAGGTTTCATGGATGGTTATTACCAACTGTAAGGCTTCAGCTAAGGGCAAGGACTAGAGGATTAGGTTGAGAGTTGTCAGTTCTGCTAGATTTTCTGTAGAAGTTTGGGACAACAGTAGAGATACCATGTGAGGCATGTTGTCAAATTATTGGACAGAACCTGCACTTGTGAGGAGTGGCAACACACAGGTAAAACCATGTGACGACACAAAAGCAAGTCCCATTCAATGATTATGTTCATGAGTACTTCTCAGTTCAAAGGTTTATAGCAGCATATCAAGGAGTGATTGAACCAATGACTGACAGAAGTCAGTGGCCTAAGGTCGACCTTGGCTATGTCTTAGGGGCACCTCTTGGGAAAAGGGGAGTAGGAAGACAGAGAAAGAATAGGATCAAAAGCTTCCTGGAGGGGGGTAGCAGGAAAGGATAATGAGGAAGAGAAAGACACAGAAAAGGGAAAGGAGAAGATAACGATTAGAGGCCCAATGACATGCCCAAGATGTGGAAATAAGGGTCATAGACAGGCTAGCTACAAATGTCCACTAAATGGCACAAAAAAGAAGCCGAGGAAGCCtaggaaaaataaaacaaagcaGTTGAGAACTGATTCTACACCTGTTAAGTCTAAAAACATAAGGGATCCACTACTAGAAGACAGCCCTGGGATGCTCA encodes the following:
- the LOC101778657 gene encoding vegetative cell wall protein gp1; protein product: MENVLLDRSSGSFEFPKRSLGRSRRGLAARPAAPGGAYSSFPTYQPPYSGAWTSAPALPYARPPIYSSPSLPLLPSNQPPLLPLPPTATKYATFPCLPAAAPPPSPPPAPRAAGRGSAGVTTAVPAAAAPAPARRERDRRRRPARPPPPPSTAEAPRAQKKKPLERATPLPPAPVVTEALDDLEREVARNFVQDLLHALAPPPSSLPLPRFSLVAKASPATSPRVVAPAAPSCNVEAAAADGIHGLLRL
- the LOC101779068 gene encoding small GTPase LIP1 is translated as MFWKDSSSRSSSASGRDQNGVGPFGQVRVLVVGDSGVGKSSLVHLILNGSAVARPAQTVGCAVGVKHITYGSAGGSSNNVSDAERNFFVELWDVSGHDRYKACRSIFYTQINGVIFVYDLSQRKSKTNLSEWAVEVAETGTFLAPLGSGGPGGLPVPYLVIANKVDIVPRDGTRASSGNLVDLARQWAEKQGLLRCSEELPLTESFPGNSGLLSAAKQARYDKEALIKFFRMLIRRRYFSNEPPAPSPWSLTPREDTILPVETLGGGTDSFQRKSLSGEGFMYNGVVPLPAQRNLTPPPTLNPQQPVTSLDN